The genome window TGTGTATATATGGTTTTATGTTTTACATACTGTCCATGTCTTCTATTGATACTATGTGTCTTCTCTTTGATTAAATGTACATACTTGGTTATTTCTTGTGCATACTGTACTAGCTTCTTTTGTTAAGCATAACACTTAAGTCGGAGCTTTCCTTGGGCCTCATCTCTATAGTTCCATGACTCTACATGATGCACATGGTACGTATGGCAGCTACTGCACTATGTGTAGTATGGATAGTCTTTGAGGCACAGATTGATAGTCGGTCTACCGAGTATCAAATGGTTTTGCATGGGAAAACCGATTTCCGTCACTTTTCGGGTAATAGGCGCGGCTCGTATTTTTGCCTCGGCCTCCTGATTCTTCTCACAATCTCCTGTTGCACCTTGTTGAATGTCGCGATGTCAATAAGCGGTTCATGCGTACTCTTGTTCAGAATCCCATCCCACTCCACGAACCCGCAATAGAGTGAGTTCTTGAGGATCTTAGCTATTGTCTCTTTGGCCCAGTTCCTTCCATGTTTTGTGGGGATGCCCTCAGCGTTCAGTTCTTTTACAATAGAACCAGTACCAGATCCCTCCAGATATTCCGCAAAGATGAATCCGACTATACGCGCCTCATCGGTGTTCACTTCCAGTTCGCCATCTGCGTAATTGTAGCCATACGGGATGTTGAGGCCGACGAGTTTCCCATCCATTGCTCTTTTTGCCATACCTTCATATATCAACTTCTTGTGCGATGGGTAGTCCTGCTCGAGTTCCTCATGGATCTTCTTTGTGTCAAGGCCGTACTCCTCACACAGGCAATCTATGGCTTGGTCCTCATTCTCGACCCCGTAGTGCTGAATCATCTCCTTGGGAGAGGCGAATCTCAGGAACATGCTCTCGAACAGTGTCATGTCACTGGGGGAGAGTCTGTGGCAGTGCGAGCATAAGACGGTGCAATTGTCTTGATCAGATCTCCCGCCACGAACGACCGGTATCCTGTGATGGAATTCCAAGTCTCTGTAACCCCAACATCTCTGGCATCTGAATCCTGCACGATTCAGCGCCTTCTGTTTCACGTCATCTGGAAAATCCTCATCCCTCATTCTCACACTTCTGCAAGACTGGTTATGTTCTCCTTCCACTCGGGATTCCTTATCCTCCTCCTAAAGGCTTCTTGAACTCCGTTGAAAGTGTTCATGTCTATGATCCCCTCGTGGTGCCCCTTTCTGACTATTCCATCCCACCTCACGAAACCCGCATAGATTGGATTATGGAGGATGTGTCTGACGGACCATACAGTCCATTTCTCGTTCTTCTTCGTGAGCACATTCTTTGTGTTGAGCGATTCAACCACTCTCCCCAGCGTGTAGCCGTCCGCATACTGTTTGAACATCTCTCTCACAACAACAGCTTCCTTGCAGTTCACGACGAGTTCCCCGTTCTGGAAGTCGTAACCGTAGGGCGCGTTGAAGCCGAGAATGCCGCCAACGGTTGAGGCCTTCTGCCTCATCCCCGTGTAAACTCTCTCACCGATTTGCTCGCTTTCAAGTTGGGCAATCCTCTGAATGATATCAACAACGAATCTTCCCATCGCCGTACTCGTGTCGAGCGATTCCTGAACGCTGCTGAACTCCTTCTCCCATATGCGGAGGTTGTCCATCATCTCCATGAAGTTCCTGCTGTTCCTATGTATGCGATCCATTTTCACGACCAGGATGGTGTCCCATTGATCCCTCTCCTCCAGCATTCTCTGATAGGCCGGCCTCTTGATGTCTCTGCCGCTTTGACCGTCATCCATATACTCACTAGCGATGTCCCATCCACGAGCTTTGCAGTAGGACCGCAGCCTATCCTTCTGCGCATCTAATGAGAAGCCTTCCTTTGCTTGGTCCTCTGTGGAAACCCGAACGTAAACGGCAACACGAGTCATTTGCACCCCATCCCGCGCTCGAATAGTTATGCATCTTGCGATATAATAAGCTTGCACCAGCGAACCTCGAAACAGTCGCCGATTCCTCAACTTCTCACGGAGCCGGGAAATGCATGCTCTCTCCCTTCCCTTTTGCTATGCAAGAAGGGTCTTCCAGGAAGACATTATTATCTGACGACAGTGATAGAATTAGAAGACGACCTACGTCATCGCTTTCGAACTGTCGAAGAGCCTCAGTATATGCCCAACATAAACTTCTTCATCTGCTATCGTTATTCGATT of Candidatus Thermoplasmatota archaeon contains these proteins:
- a CDS encoding recombinase family protein, with amino-acid sequence MRDEDFPDDVKQKALNRAGFRCQRCWGYRDLEFHHRIPVVRGGRSDQDNCTVLCSHCHRLSPSDMTLFESMFLRFASPKEMIQHYGVENEDQAIDCLCEEYGLDTKKIHEELEQDYPSHKKLIYEGMAKRAMDGKLVGLNIPYGYNYADGELEVNTDEARIVGFIFAEYLEGSGTGSIVKELNAEGIPTKHGRNWAKETIAKILKNSLYCGFVEWDGILNKSTHEPLIDIATFNKVQQEIVRRIRRPRQKYEPRLLPEK
- a CDS encoding recombinase family protein; the protein is MTRVAVYVRVSTEDQAKEGFSLDAQKDRLRSYCKARGWDIASEYMDDGQSGRDIKRPAYQRMLEERDQWDTILVVKMDRIHRNSRNFMEMMDNLRIWEKEFSSVQESLDTSTAMGRFVVDIIQRIAQLESEQIGERVYTGMRQKASTVGGILGFNAPYGYDFQNGELVVNCKEAVVVREMFKQYADGYTLGRVVESLNTKNVLTKKNEKWTVWSVRHILHNPIYAGFVRWDGIVRKGHHEGIIDMNTFNGVQEAFRRRIRNPEWKENITSLAEV